In one Culex quinquefasciatus strain JHB chromosome 2, VPISU_Cqui_1.0_pri_paternal, whole genome shotgun sequence genomic region, the following are encoded:
- the LOC6040062 gene encoding peritrophin-1, whose translation MKVLALCFVIAAVGVAAVPQYYQPQWQQQQWEQQQWQQQMQWPQQQQQQMSPDGYRIVPGVVDTRCPRMDDPINPTHLPVNGDCRKFMKCYGGRAYEHECPAGLEFGIQVNRCDYPELARCSFNYGW comes from the exons ATGAAAG TACTCGCTCTGTGTTTCGTAATTGCTGCGGTTGGCGTTGCCGCCGTCCCGCAATACTACCAGCCCCAGTGGCAGCAACAGCAGTGGGAGCAGCAACAGTGGCAACAGCAGATGCAGTggccccagcagcagcagcagcagatgagCCCGGACGGTTACAGGATTGTGCCAGGAGTCGTCGATACCCGTTGCCCGCGTATGGATGACCCGATCAACCCAACCCATCTGCCCGTCAACGGCGATTGCCGCAAGTTCATGAAGTGCTACGGAGGCCGTGCCTACGAGCATGAATGCCCCGCCGGACTGGAGTTCGGAATCCAGGTTAACCGGTGCGACTACCCAGAGCTGGCCCGTTGCAGCTTCAACTATGGATGGTAA